In one window of Mus pahari chromosome 3, PAHARI_EIJ_v1.1, whole genome shotgun sequence DNA:
- the LOC110319264 gene encoding olfactory receptor 1052-like isoform X1, producing MDPGNHTDVKEFILLGLTENPDWQIPLFLLFSIIYIIIFVGNWGMIFLIWLNAHLHTPMYFFLSNLSFCDICYSTVIAPKMLINILSEHKSSRLLSCILQSFCFMVYATTEVTLLSMMAYDRYVAIANPLMYTVIMTFSICICMVLACYLCGIINSLTHTISLLRLDFCGPNIVNHFFCDVPPILKLSCSDTHINEMLLLVFSGVIAISTFIIVMVSYIHIIIAILRIRSTEGRRKAFSTCASHLTAVTLFYGSGTFSYIQPSSQYSMEQEKVSAVFYTLVIPMLNPLIYSLRNKDVKEAAKKLICGWSNIS from the coding sequence ATGGACCCAGGGAATCATACAGATGTGAAGGAATTCATACTCCTTGGCTTAACAGAAAATCCTGATTGGCAGATTCCTCTCTTTTTGCTTTTCAGCATAATTTATATAATCATTTTTGTGGGTAACTGGGGAATGATCTTCTTGATCTGGTTGAATGCCCACCTTCATACCCCAATGTACTTCTTTCTTAGTAACCTCTCTTTCTGTGATATCTGCTACTCTACTGTCATTGCTCCTAAGATGCTCATCAATATCCTATCAGAGCACAAGTCTAGTAGACTCCTTTCCTGTATTCTGCAGAGTTTCTGTTTTATGGTGTATGCAACCACAGAAGTCACCCTCCTATCTATGATGGCTTATGATCGCTATGTGGCAATTGCAAACCCCTTAATGTATACAGTTATTATGACATTCAGCATCTGTATTTGCATGGTTCTTGCATGTTACTTGTGTGGCATCATTAATTCCCTGACTCACACAATAAGTCTATTGAGACTGGACTTCTGTGGTCCCAACATTGTGAATCACTTCTTCTGTGATGTCCCTCCTATTTTGAAGCTTTCGTGTTCTGATACACACATCAATGAGATGCTGCTTTTGGTCTTCTCTGGAGTGATTGCTATTTCCACTTTCATCATTGTCATGGTGTCCTATATCCACATTATCATTGCCATCCTGAGAATCCGCTCAACTGAGGGGAGGCGCAAAGCCTTTTCCACTTGTGCCTCACACCTGACAGCTGTGACATTATTTTACGGTTCTGGGACATTTAGCTATATCCAGCCAAGCTCTCAGTACTCCATGGAACAGGAAAAAGTCTCTGCTGTGTTTTACACCTTGGTCATCCCTATGCTGAACCCTCTGATTtacagcctgaggaacaaggatgtgAAGGAAGCAGCAAAGAAGTTGATTTGTGGGTGGAGTAACATCTCTTAA
- the LOC110319264 gene encoding olfactory receptor 1052-like isoform X2, whose translation MKLWNHTDVKEFILLGLTENPDWQIPLFLLFSIIYIIIFVGNWGMIFLIWLNAHLHTPMYFFLSNLSFCDICYSTVIAPKMLINILSEHKSSRLLSCILQSFCFMVYATTEVTLLSMMAYDRYVAIANPLMYTVIMTFSICICMVLACYLCGIINSLTHTISLLRLDFCGPNIVNHFFCDVPPILKLSCSDTHINEMLLLVFSGVIAISTFIIVMVSYIHIIIAILRIRSTEGRRKAFSTCASHLTAVTLFYGSGTFSYIQPSSQYSMEQEKVSAVFYTLVIPMLNPLIYSLRNKDVKEAAKKLICGWSNIS comes from the exons ATGAAACTCT GGAATCATACAGATGTGAAGGAATTCATACTCCTTGGCTTAACAGAAAATCCTGATTGGCAGATTCCTCTCTTTTTGCTTTTCAGCATAATTTATATAATCATTTTTGTGGGTAACTGGGGAATGATCTTCTTGATCTGGTTGAATGCCCACCTTCATACCCCAATGTACTTCTTTCTTAGTAACCTCTCTTTCTGTGATATCTGCTACTCTACTGTCATTGCTCCTAAGATGCTCATCAATATCCTATCAGAGCACAAGTCTAGTAGACTCCTTTCCTGTATTCTGCAGAGTTTCTGTTTTATGGTGTATGCAACCACAGAAGTCACCCTCCTATCTATGATGGCTTATGATCGCTATGTGGCAATTGCAAACCCCTTAATGTATACAGTTATTATGACATTCAGCATCTGTATTTGCATGGTTCTTGCATGTTACTTGTGTGGCATCATTAATTCCCTGACTCACACAATAAGTCTATTGAGACTGGACTTCTGTGGTCCCAACATTGTGAATCACTTCTTCTGTGATGTCCCTCCTATTTTGAAGCTTTCGTGTTCTGATACACACATCAATGAGATGCTGCTTTTGGTCTTCTCTGGAGTGATTGCTATTTCCACTTTCATCATTGTCATGGTGTCCTATATCCACATTATCATTGCCATCCTGAGAATCCGCTCAACTGAGGGGAGGCGCAAAGCCTTTTCCACTTGTGCCTCACACCTGACAGCTGTGACATTATTTTACGGTTCTGGGACATTTAGCTATATCCAGCCAAGCTCTCAGTACTCCATGGAACAGGAAAAAGTCTCTGCTGTGTTTTACACCTTGGTCATCCCTATGCTGAACCCTCTGATTtacagcctgaggaacaaggatgtgAAGGAAGCAGCAAAGAAGTTGATTTGTGGGTGGAGTAACATCTCTTAA